CACGAAAACCTCACAAGGGTTTATGTACAAAAAACGGGCAAGCACTTATGGGTTGTAGCCTAAGACatggaaaatgatatttttatgtcATCAACAGAAGCCCAAGCTCATGAAATTGTGGATCTTGTAGCGGttaaataactcaaataacaaAGAGCAATAGCAACGATTTAACACCAATCTACAACACTTAGTAattgggttgatttgattccaACCTTATAACAAACTTCCAACCTAAACCCAACATTCTTGTAAGATATAATTAGACCTGTTGACGGGTCGAATTATCTATCCAAGCCtaacaccatgtttggttgggtgtattggcatagccatTACACCCCTATTCCGTGGGCCCCACTTAATCCCCCTTTAATCTtttgtttggttcaatgtattGCTAATACGGGTCTATTACATTACAGACCTAATCCCCAAAATCCACCGATTTCTAATCCCTTCCCTTTGCTCAGTTTAGGTGCTGCTTCAGTTTTAtaccctgttttaccctccttTCCGTCTTCTGTTCCTTCCTTCTAGCTTCCCCTTTCCGTCTTCTATTTCTAATCCCCAAAATCGACGCTTCCCCTTTCCGTCTTATGTTCTTTCCTTCTAGCTTGGGGtttctgccgatttgctccCTCTGCCtctcaaccttttctttttttttcctttacaacACAATTTACGCTTGGCCTtctcaaccttttcttttctttttctctctgtcACTCTTTCGCTTGCTCTCAGTTGGTGGGTTTCCAAGTTACTGCAAGTGAAAGGTAAACTAGTTTCTAACTCTCTTTTGCTCTCAAACTGCTTTAAATGTTTGCAGCTCTAAATTTATCGCTGTTTTTTTCCCTGTTGATCCATTAGGTTCAAGAAATTGAGCTTTTTTCTgcttcacattttattttgagtagttattttccttctttaccatgtcaaattttaagtttgattagTTTACTTTGATGGTATTGATTggttattttccttctttaccATGTCAAATTTTAGTTATATACGATTTGAAAATGTTAGTAGCAATACGGTTAAGAACGTTGTTTGGTTGTCGAGAAAAACgtaaggagaaaaaaaaaagagtgaatgAGTGATGTTTATGAACTCCATGCAACTACTTCCCTGTTTTACTTGATGGCAAGGTTTTAGAGGATTTCGTTTTTAAATTCCAACGGTGCAAACAGAGGACCGTAATGTCTATATGCAGTAATGATTTGTCTGACTTTTTTTCGTTATATACGATTAGAAAATGTTAGTACGGTGAATAACGTTGTTTGGTTGCCGAGAAAAACAtaaggagaaaaaaaatgaagtgaatGAGTGATATGCTTATGAACTCCATGCAACTATTTCCCTATTTTACCTGATGGAAAAGTTTCGAGAGGATTTCGTTTTTAAATTCCAATGGTGCAAACAGCGGACCGTAGTAGTGAAAAAAACCAACGATTTTATTACTATTCAGCAAACAAGTAAAGCATGGATACTCAGTActgataatttatttctttttcactttttctttttggcgCAGAAAATCAAAACGTTCATATTCTAGAgaatttctcttttcctttgctAAACTTGATACATGTCAAAAGTTACCTACTGGATTTGACAATTCAACACTAAGGTAATAtatcacattttatcttttgcATTTTGTTGCATCAATGTTCTTAagataatttttgtgttttttgcGGTTTTTAACAGAGAACTTAATGATCAATCAACTAGTGTGTTGCACTCGTATCATGATTCAGGTTAGAAGTTTCTCCTTGTTTTCCCCCACTCGTACTTCAATTTAAAGATGATTAGCAATTCCTAGTCCTATGGTAAAAATGGTATTGGTTGATTGTTTTCCCTCACTCGTACTTCAATTTAAAGATGATTCCTAGCCTTCTTTaccattattataattttagtctttatattagCATCATTTTTGACACTTGGAAATCGCTGCATGCCTTGCTTTGTTATATTAGGTGCAATGCCGAGGGATGTTTTCAACACACTACCACCGTTTAGCTGTGGACTATAGGAACAATTCCAAGGTGTGTCTGCTTTCTGTtggataatatattttttaaactgaAGTTTATAGCATTTATAATTGGCAAATTATATTAGGTGCagagagagtgaatgagatatttTGAGTTGTACAGCATCAGTTTGAAGTCTTATCTGCCAATTTGTTTagtgaaaatttgtaaaatgcaGGGCTCATTGCTATTTTAGTGTCTGTTCAATTtcctcaagttatttattacttgcctttaataaatttttacagGTCTCTCTCTGTCACATGGCGTGCCAAGTAGGAAATGGAGTTGAAGGAGTGAAGAAGTTACATTTCTTTCTGAGTTGACTCTGGTGCTGTCCAAAAGTTACGGTGTGAATGTTGCACGAATAACTAGTAAGGTTATTTGTAACTTTAGTTTCTCTTTGCCGAGGATCTACATGTGGACTTGTGGGAAATGGGGCCTCATTAGCTTCTATGTTGCTTATAGctttgatatgtataaatataatatggAGATTAACTTGAATAATGTGTACTGTGGGTTGAAACTATAAGGACCTTCGAAGTCCATTGAAGGATGTGGTGTTTAGAGTATGATAGCATCAAGGATTCCATGGGGCATATCTCACCTACTGggaaaaaatttagttttttgttgatttttccttgaatttagttcatattttcAGATTATTGAAATGTGCATTAATCAATACCTTCTGTTATTAAGAACCTTTAGGACAAAAAGATGTAGatgtattttgttgtatttacCTAGATCTTTGTTTATAGAGAATCGACtgaattgcaaaattttagCATCTGCTATGACGAATGTCACCGACGGTAATCATTTCGGGCTTCGACTCAAGATTACTGAACAATTGCCAAGAAGTCTAGAGAATTTGAGGTCAGTATCACGGAAACACCAAGCAAGGGATCTCAAGACAAGTTGCCAATGCAAAGTAGTCTTGACGAAATGGTAGTTTTATTCGGGAACTAATCACCGACACGCTTAAAGACATGCGAGGAGGGCACTTGTATTAGGTCATTGACTCAACTTCAACAGAGGGCAAGGATGCTTCTGCATCAACATTGATTGAATGAAATCCatgtaatatttgtaatttttcccAGGGTCATTCATTTTCGGATATAGTTagtgatgtgaatatgattgtGACTAATATGCTATCTAGCATTTTGTAAAGTTTGGGTGGGCTAGAAAATTGGAAAACATATTAGTTGGTAGCTGGAAGGTTGAAATGAGCTGACCGGCATTTTGTACAATGCATTTCTAatgagaaaattttgttgacatGATTGCTCTATCTCCTAGACTGAAACACCTAAAGCTGAAGCAGTTTGAATTAAGTAATTAGCAGTATTTGTGAAAATTTGGGTGATCAAGTTCAACATTGCTTAAAGGTCATAATGCTTGGCACTggttaaatgtataaattatatatcattattaaattatatttaatattaattattttaaattatataaattcatataagaaactttattatcaagaattttatgaaattatatatcattattaaattatatttaatattaattattttaaattatataaattcatataagaaaatttattatcaagaattttatgaaattatatattattattaaattatatttaataataattattttaaattatacaaattcatataagaaaatttattagttataattattttaaattttattaaatcatatattttaattaaaatatatttaatattaattatttcaaattatattttatagtatcatatattttgattttagtaaattcatataagaatattgattattaagaattttattaaattatatatttttaattataatatatttaataataattatgttaaattatctatattatgatttgagtaaattcatataagaatattaattattaagaattttattaaattatatattttaattataatatatttaataataatcatgttaaattatattttatagtatcatatattatgatttgagtaaattcatataagaatattgattattaagaattttattaaattatatattttaattataatatatttaataataattatgtttaaatatgattaaattatttattattgatattaataatcttattaaattttaaataacaataaaaataatcatttacccaaacaatcttatgctaagggtattctagtcattttagttttttccattatgttATTACatctctattccattcaaccaaacacaagaatactattacgcctctattccattacattcaaccaaacaattgatttgctattacgcttctattccattacgcctctattccaatacagcgaaccaaacgtgctgtaaAAGTTCGTTTGAAATTTGAGTGTTTGGACAAAATATTAAACCCAAAAAttgagtttggacaaaaatataggtCCCTTTAAAATATGAGTTGGACTCAGTTTGAACATTCAAAGTCCAAGTCTGAcccgtttttaagtttataatactttacattatattatttttatatattatgtaatttagaacacattaaaaaaataaacctatactaaatatataataatactttaatgtaaacattaaaataatattaaaatgactatataaaaattcaataaataaaaaattatataaagtattaaatattaaaataatataatatatttttaaaaaattaaaaataatatggataGACGTAAAATGGGATTGGGTTAATCTTTTGTAAATATAGATGAATTTCCACAAAATTTTAAGTCTATATTTCAAATCAagtaaaacttaaataaacataaaagtatattaatattatacttaagAGAGGTTAGAAacattttttatcttaaataaatttaaaaggaaagaaaccTAAATTATAGCACAAGAATTAAGGATGAAAGCAAGTGAGTGGCAGACAAAGTTATGACGGTTTAAGTGATTCCCATAACCCTCATTTTCAATTATCTTGCTTTGAGCTACTCCTACTCTCTCCATtcaccttttattttataattgtggGATCTTTGCAATTTTGGAGTTCTTAACACACATCCTTTTACAACTTTAATTGGTGAGTGGAATTAGGATGATATATATGatgataaaataacaaaattaaatatgttaaatttgatgaagaCAACCTTTTCAGCTTCTTCTTTTATCTACTATTTGGGTTGTCGGACTATTTAGTTCTTAATACAACTTATCCGATTCAAttctaagtaaaaataaaaataaaattagagtaTTAAGGTAGGTATTTAAAAATCCAcctaataattgaatttgacGTGGAATTGCTTGGACTGACAACTAATGTCTAATTGATTACATTCTTCAATTTTAGGGACAAATGAGAATTGGGATACTTATGGAATAATTACAAGTAATTACCAATTACCTTACGACTTTTCAAACAACATACATGATTTAagttctaaaattattttatacaagctcataaaagttatttttatacgataataaaaatcaaatattttagttttaggatatattttattttttaaaatatagttttatatatatttattattggaCCAAAAATGTTGTGCTATTGAATATTTCAcgcaatttttaatttaatagcaaATGACTTTGGGATCAATTTTTGAggtattattaaaaagaatttataataattaatatatttttagaaatttgtGTAATTCTATAAAACATACACTAAGtgaacaaaaacattaaaaatttaatatttgttgcaattaaaaattagtaaaatataaacaaaattgaaatggGAAAGGCAGTGGAGTATATTGGCGGACGTCGACTGCATCGAATACAGcctataaaatatgaatttccTCCCCACTTGCTTTTCGCCCTCACTAACATCAATCATCACCCGATTCCATCTTGGACGATTCCtatccttttttttataattatcttCACCCCTTTCCCCATTCAGAAAAATCCAATATACCCACCAAAGAAAAAGCAAGAGCAGTAAAAATCCTTGATCAGCAACCCATAAGGTTTCTATTCTGTTTTTGTTTCTCATCAATCAATCAACCATGACAGGCAAAGCCAAGCCCAAGAAGCACACTGCCAAGGAAATCGCAGCCAAGATCGATGCCGCCACTACCAACCGAGGCGGTGGCAAGGCTGGATTAGCTGACCGTTCTGGGGTGGAGAAGGGTGGACATGCCAAGTTCGAGTGTCCTCACTGCAAAACAACTGCTCCAGATTTGAAGACTATGCAGATTCATCATGATGCCAAGCATCCCAAGCTTCCTTTTGAAGAATCAAAGCTTGTGAATCTTCATTCTACTCATGGTGCCGATTCTTCCAAGCCTCGTCCCGGTGTTAGGGGTAGTTTAAAAAAgtgatattaataaataaatttagccGTTTTCTTTATGATTTGGTGCTTTGCGGTTGTTTTGGAATCGGGGTTTGGTTTCTTAACTATTAGTTCTAgtaggtttgggtaaaaaaagatgatgatgataatgatggaTGTTAACCCACCTTGaatatgatgatgatgttgaCTGTGTTATAGCTTCCTTATTTAATTCTAATGAAGTGTTTTTGGATCATATATGGTGATTATATGTCGCATATTAGCAACTAGGTTTAGTTTCTTTAGCTAGTTTATGGAGTATAACAGCTTGAATGGGAACTTTACTTGTTGAAATGCTTGGATGTTTCAGTCTAAGAGATGATTTATGGAGTACATGAGCTTGAATTTGATAATCTACAGAGGATAAAAGAGTAAAAGAGGGTGTTTCCTTGATGCCTTTGCCTTATATATGTGCTTGCCTTATTGTGCTTTCATTATTCCCAAGATTTGTATCGTTTAGTTTAACTTATTGTGGGATGCAGCCCAAAATCATGTCTAGTTACTGGTTTTTAGGGTTCAATTGGAGTtactaattttatgttattgCTCATATTACCAGAGTATTAGTAATTTTGTGTTATATCTATGCACTTGAATAAAACAATTTGCTCTCCATATGTGGGGTTTTACTCAAAAGTCTTAAGAATGATCTTTGTGGTAGCTAATATGATACCAACTAAGAGTTAATAatgggtaaaagtatcatggaggccccTGTAGGAGGAATCAGATTATGTTTAACctcatttactaaaaaaaatagataaattaatttctgtatattagattaaagagtaaattggtcttttctattaaaattttcatctatttttactgttaaaattagTGTAGTTGACAGAATAATCAGACAGTTACATGTGTTGTGTTATGTGTATTTCATGTTGGCCCACAAGAACCAATTTTTAACTAGACTAgcttgctctttgatctaatgtacaagaattaatttgtccatttttttagtagtggggcaaaatgcaatctggcACATAGTATAAGGACCTCCACGGTACTTTTACCGTTAATAATGCTATTACTGGATAGATGAGAGGTgataaagaatgatgtggatgAATGCGGAAGCGGATCGTAAAATTTGTCAAAGTCACGAATTTACTCTAGATCTCTAGATGAACATAAACTGAaacaagaaacaacaaaaacatattAGTTGTCACGAAAGAGagtcaaacaaaattaaaacgaAAGAAAGATGAACCGGTTAGTAAAGAGTCCAAAAGAGGAACGAGTTAGGGTTTCTTAGATGGAAAGCAATCGTCATTGGACCTCAAGAAAATGCCCCAACCAgatctgaaaaaataaaacacaaacagatttgttagaagtgattttaaagaCAAAAGCAAACTGTTTTGTGCAAGAATGCTTGAAATaacaagaaaagattaaaactcctaattttgatgtgtttcttgATGGAACAAGGTAGGAGAATGTCTTTCTTGAAGTAACTTTAATCTAGAACggaaatcaataaaattagcaaGTCAAAACAGCAAGAACTAACTTAAATAAGcaagaaacaataaattaaggataaaaaagAGAAGATGACGTCCtaagtagacctgtccatgggccgggccgggccgggttcgggccgggccgggttcgggccgggcccacaAAAAATTTTTAGCCCGTttactaggcccgggcccggcccgaagaaaaaatatggggcccgagcccggcccggcccgtttttaattaaaattaaaattatttttttaataaaattaaaactaattgttattaaaattaattgttagtaaaattatcaaattattaattgttaattgtattaattgttgtaataaaatctaacatttgattagtaaaattatcaaattattaattttattaattgttgtaataaaatctaacatttgattagtaaatttatcaaattattaattgtattaattgtattaattgttgtaacaaaatctaacatttgattagtaaaacaaacttgatg
The nucleotide sequence above comes from Gossypium raimondii isolate GPD5lz chromosome 13, ASM2569854v1, whole genome shotgun sequence. Encoded proteins:
- the LOC105784063 gene encoding protein METHYLENE BLUE SENSITIVITY 1, with protein sequence MTGKAKPKKHTAKEIAAKIDAATTNRGGGKAGLADRSGVEKGGHAKFECPHCKTTAPDLKTMQIHHDAKHPKLPFEESKLVNLHSTHGADSSKPRPGVRGSLKK